In Nostoc sp. UHCC 0926, a single genomic region encodes these proteins:
- a CDS encoding Holliday junction resolvase RuvX, with product MIFREFSPTQPVILGFDPGRDKCGLAVMGLDRQLHYHQVVLAKEAIATIETLRQKFPISLMVMGDQTTAKQWRQQLYQELTEPLNIILVDERYTSLEARDRYWQMFPPKGLIKLLPQGLRQPPRPIDDIVAILLIERYLNRLTESALNQF from the coding sequence ATGATTTTCCGTGAATTTTCACCAACGCAACCAGTCATTTTGGGGTTTGATCCAGGTAGAGATAAGTGTGGTTTAGCGGTGATGGGACTGGATCGGCAACTGCATTATCATCAGGTCGTGCTGGCAAAAGAGGCGATCGCTACCATTGAGACACTGCGTCAAAAGTTTCCGATCTCCTTGATGGTCATGGGCGACCAAACTACAGCCAAGCAGTGGAGACAGCAATTATATCAGGAATTGACAGAACCGCTGAATATTATTTTAGTGGATGAGCGCTACACATCCTTAGAAGCACGCGATCGCTATTGGCAAATGTTCCCGCCCAAAGGGCTAATAAAGCTATTGCCGCAGGGTCTGCGACAGCCACCAAGACCGATAGATGACATTGTTGCCATCCTGTTAATCGAAAGATACTTAAATCGCCTCACGGAATCAGCACTCAACCAATTTTAG
- a CDS encoding DUF3146 family protein: MSAKRLPETIAHVRITRQSWQHGFLEGEVSAGEFEWHFQWHFRRGELAVKPSQGRALIKEPLGRFLEQQDYQLEPGGDYAFTIRAEL; encoded by the coding sequence GTGAGTGCAAAACGTCTGCCAGAAACCATTGCCCATGTCAGAATTACTCGCCAATCCTGGCAACACGGCTTCCTTGAAGGCGAAGTGAGTGCGGGTGAGTTTGAGTGGCATTTCCAGTGGCATTTTCGCCGGGGAGAACTTGCCGTCAAGCCTTCCCAAGGCCGTGCCTTAATCAAAGAACCCCTCGGTCGATTCTTGGAGCAACAAGATTACCAACTAGAGCCTGGAGGAGACTATGCTTTCACTATTCGGGCAGAACTTTAA
- a CDS encoding aldo/keto reductase, which translates to METKQLGKTGIFVSAIGLGGMPMSISNRPPESQSIQVIHQALDLGITFIDTADSYCKDESEKHHNEQLIHKALSSYKGDVSQVIVATKGGLMRPNGNWTSNGNPEHLRQTIRVSFEALGGAKPIDVWQYHSPDTNYTIEESLTPVKEAVEAGLIRFVGVSNFSVEQIKQARDVVDIVSVQNQYSPWQRQPEKDGVLKYCEQQGLTFLPWSPFGGRRRHQDLQDIPAIAQLAKEKGVSVYNIVLAWLRSKSPAILPIPGASKISSIEDSAEAINVKLSDQEVQKIDRAT; encoded by the coding sequence ATGGAAACCAAACAGCTAGGAAAAACTGGTATCTTTGTGAGTGCGATCGGTTTGGGTGGTATGCCCATGTCAATTTCTAATCGCCCTCCCGAATCGCAATCAATCCAAGTTATTCATCAGGCCTTAGATCTGGGTATTACATTTATTGATACTGCCGACTCTTACTGCAAAGATGAGTCAGAAAAGCACCACAACGAGCAATTAATTCACAAAGCACTTAGTAGTTACAAAGGCGATGTTAGCCAAGTAATTGTGGCAACTAAGGGTGGTTTGATGCGTCCTAATGGCAACTGGACAAGCAACGGCAACCCAGAACATTTGCGCCAAACAATTCGAGTTAGTTTTGAGGCGTTGGGTGGTGCTAAACCCATCGATGTTTGGCAATACCATTCCCCTGATACTAATTACACCATTGAAGAATCCCTTACACCAGTTAAAGAAGCAGTGGAGGCTGGTTTGATTCGGTTTGTGGGAGTTTCTAACTTTTCCGTTGAACAAATTAAGCAGGCGCGAGATGTGGTAGATATTGTCTCGGTGCAGAATCAATACAGCCCTTGGCAACGACAGCCAGAAAAAGATGGCGTGTTGAAGTATTGCGAACAGCAAGGATTGACCTTTTTGCCTTGGAGTCCCTTTGGTGGTAGGCGTCGGCATCAGGACTTGCAAGATATCCCAGCGATCGCTCAGTTAGCTAAAGAAAAAGGCGTGTCTGTGTATAATATCGTTTTGGCGTGGTTGCGTTCCAAGTCGCCCGCTATTTTGCCAATTCCTGGGGCTAGCAAGATTTCCAGCATTGAAGACTCAGCAGAAGCTATCAATGTGAAACTATCTGATCAAGAAGTGCAAAAAATTGATCGGGCAACTTAA
- a CDS encoding Crp/Fnr family transcriptional regulator yields MQASLEQLSQIIVFSGLETADKVNLQPYTQVQRYRKGEIILHENDVLPGKLYAVVSGSIQITKTAITGKETILRALAAGEIFAAPALLGNGISPATVTAESDCEILTVERDALLKAIGQNPEIVLRMLMVFNSRIQQLHETVHGLVSERAIVRLARLIQYFAAESGTESSPQGECLKVKLSYYRMARSSGITYEECVRLIKSLKSVIAYRRGGTIIILDAEKLDAIAFGTILPEHIS; encoded by the coding sequence ATGCAGGCATCCCTGGAACAACTTTCACAAATTATTGTGTTTTCAGGTTTAGAAACAGCAGACAAAGTAAATTTGCAACCTTACACTCAAGTGCAACGCTATCGCAAAGGAGAGATTATTCTACATGAGAATGATGTCTTACCAGGAAAACTATATGCTGTTGTCAGTGGATCAATTCAAATTACCAAAACAGCAATAACGGGGAAAGAAACGATTCTCCGTGCCTTAGCTGCTGGAGAAATTTTTGCGGCTCCTGCTTTATTAGGAAATGGAATTTCTCCGGCAACTGTGACTGCTGAATCTGATTGTGAGATTCTGACTGTAGAGCGAGATGCTTTATTAAAAGCTATTGGGCAAAATCCAGAAATTGTATTACGAATGCTGATGGTTTTTAACAGTCGGATTCAGCAATTGCATGAAACAGTCCACGGATTAGTTTCTGAAAGAGCTATTGTTCGTCTTGCCAGGCTAATTCAATATTTTGCTGCTGAATCAGGAACTGAATCAAGTCCACAAGGCGAGTGTTTAAAAGTTAAATTATCTTATTATCGCATGGCTCGGAGTAGCGGCATTACTTACGAAGAATGTGTGCGGTTAATTAAAAGTCTGAAGTCAGTAATTGCCTATCGTCGGGGTGGGACGATTATAATCCTTGATGCTGAGAAATTGGATGCGATCGCTTTTGGTACAATACTACCTGAACATATTAGCTAA
- a CDS encoding amidase, with protein sequence MNEVDLAFTPALELAQLIRRREVSPLELVEIYLKRIGQLNPQLGSYFTVTAELAIADAKAKTELLTTTSELPPFFGVPISIKDLNAVAGVTCTFGNPALLNNIPNYDDGVVTRIKQAGFTILGKTATSELGSLPYSEPTGFPAARNPWNLEYTPGGSSGGAAAAVAAGLCAIAQGSDGGGSIRGPAACCGLVGLKPSRGRVSKAPVGERLAGIAANGPIARTVADAAALLDAISGYVTGDPYWLPDPEPSFLAATQTKLGALRIAFDTSISPLGEADANCQQGVRQTVELLEQLGHQVEQKSPDFSGLVEPFQIVWQAGVAASGLPVEALQPVNRWLFARTGSVAEYLKAVSQMQIVARQIVAFFDTVDVLVLPVYLHSPIRVGEWASLSPEETFQNIIEWVAPCPPANATGQPAIAIPVGFDSKGLPISVQLIGKPAAEATLISLAAQLEAANPWIDHRPAFAISG encoded by the coding sequence ATGAATGAAGTTGATTTAGCGTTTACCCCAGCACTAGAGTTGGCGCAATTAATTCGTCGCCGGGAAGTATCACCGCTAGAGTTGGTGGAAATATATTTAAAACGGATTGGGCAGTTAAATCCCCAATTAGGAAGTTATTTTACGGTGACGGCAGAACTAGCGATCGCAGATGCCAAAGCCAAAACAGAATTATTGACAACTACCTCCGAATTACCGCCATTTTTTGGGGTGCCGATTTCGATTAAAGACCTCAACGCTGTAGCAGGTGTTACCTGTACTTTTGGAAATCCGGCATTACTGAACAATATCCCTAACTATGATGATGGGGTTGTGACGCGGATTAAGCAAGCTGGGTTTACTATTCTCGGTAAAACAGCCACTTCTGAATTAGGTTCATTGCCATACAGTGAACCTACGGGTTTTCCCGCAGCCAGAAATCCGTGGAATTTAGAATACACCCCTGGCGGTTCTAGTGGTGGCGCAGCGGCGGCGGTAGCAGCGGGATTGTGTGCGATCGCTCAAGGTTCTGATGGCGGTGGTTCAATTCGGGGGCCTGCGGCTTGTTGTGGTTTGGTGGGACTAAAACCATCCAGGGGCAGAGTGAGTAAAGCACCCGTAGGCGAACGCCTGGCTGGAATTGCCGCCAACGGCCCAATCGCCCGGACTGTCGCTGATGCTGCTGCCCTTTTGGATGCCATATCTGGCTATGTCACAGGCGATCCTTACTGGTTACCCGATCCCGAACCATCATTTCTCGCCGCCACTCAAACAAAACTCGGTGCTTTGCGAATTGCTTTTGACACTAGCATTTCTCCTTTGGGGGAAGCTGACGCCAACTGTCAGCAAGGTGTCCGCCAAACAGTCGAGTTATTAGAACAACTTGGTCACCAAGTTGAACAGAAATCCCCGGATTTTAGTGGTTTAGTTGAACCATTTCAAATCGTCTGGCAAGCTGGGGTGGCTGCGTCAGGACTTCCTGTTGAAGCTTTGCAGCCAGTGAATCGCTGGCTATTTGCCCGCACAGGTTCTGTTGCAGAATACCTTAAAGCAGTTTCCCAAATGCAGATAGTGGCACGGCAGATTGTGGCGTTTTTCGATACCGTGGATGTGCTGGTATTGCCAGTTTATCTACATTCACCTATCCGCGTTGGGGAATGGGCTTCGCTGAGTCCAGAAGAGACATTCCAAAATATTATTGAATGGGTTGCCCCTTGTCCACCTGCTAATGCAACTGGACAACCTGCGATCGCAATTCCTGTAGGCTTTGATAGTAAGGGTTTACCCATCAGTGTGCAGCTAATTGGCAAACCTGCGGCTGAAGCTACCCTGATCAGCCTAGCAGCACAATTAGAAGCGGCTAACCCTTGGATTGATCATCGTCCAGCCTTTGCAATCTCAGGCTAA
- the map gene encoding type I methionyl aminopeptidase — MNIFSNLLPQTTQPTTSKKQRRGIEIKSPREIEIMRQSATIVATVLKEISELVKPGMTTADLDAYAEKRIRQMGATPSFKGYHGFPGSICSSINNEAVHGIPSPKKVIRVGDVLKVDTGAYYQGFHGDSCISIAVGEVTQEAAKLIRVAEEALYKGIEQVKAGVYLLDLAGAIEDHVKVNGFSIVEEFTGHGVGRNLHEEPSVFNYRTREMPNVKLRAGMTLAIEPILNAGSRHTRTLSDRWTAVTVDNSLSAQFEHTVLVTETGYEILTDRSKV, encoded by the coding sequence ATGAACATTTTCAGTAACTTACTTCCTCAAACAACTCAGCCGACAACATCGAAAAAACAGCGCCGAGGAATTGAAATTAAATCGCCGCGTGAAATTGAAATCATGCGGCAATCAGCGACAATTGTGGCAACTGTCCTCAAAGAAATTTCCGAGCTAGTAAAGCCAGGAATGACCACAGCTGATTTAGATGCTTATGCAGAAAAACGCATCCGCCAAATGGGTGCAACACCGAGTTTTAAAGGATATCACGGTTTTCCAGGTTCTATCTGCTCCAGCATTAATAATGAAGCAGTACATGGCATTCCTAGCCCCAAGAAAGTGATTCGCGTAGGGGATGTATTAAAAGTAGATACGGGCGCTTATTATCAAGGCTTTCATGGTGATTCTTGCATTTCAATTGCTGTTGGTGAAGTGACGCAAGAAGCTGCTAAATTAATTCGCGTAGCAGAAGAAGCTTTATATAAGGGCATTGAACAAGTAAAGGCTGGCGTCTACCTGCTTGACCTAGCTGGAGCAATTGAAGACCATGTGAAAGTTAACGGCTTTAGTATAGTCGAAGAATTCACTGGACACGGTGTCGGTCGTAACCTGCATGAAGAACCTTCAGTATTCAACTACCGTACCCGCGAGATGCCAAATGTTAAACTCCGTGCGGGGATGACGCTGGCCATTGAGCCAATTTTAAATGCAGGTTCTAGACACACCCGGACATTATCTGACCGTTGGACAGCAGTCACTGTGGATAATTCTTTATCGGCTCAGTTTGAGCATACAGTGTTGGTAACAGAGACTGGTTATGAGATTTTGACTGACCGTTCTAAGGTGTAG
- a CDS encoding M16 family metallopeptidase, with the protein MYGFSRFDKYPLPLLLLSLWLVAVFLLSNQPAHSQHAAISNKEKYQSTLLTKTIMPSTLTENVRKTVLENGLTVLTKEVHTAPVVTVQAWYKVGSRNEEPGVNGIAHQLEHMMFKGTLNRPIQFGRLFSALGSDSNAFTSYDQTAYYGTVERNKLKALLVLEADRMQNSQIEPEQLASEKRVVISELQGYENSPEYRLNRAVMQAVFPNHAYGLPVGGTKADVEKFEVEQVQKYYRNFYSPDNAVLVIVGDFKTANTLETIKEVFGKLAKNSAESKASLNTQHSTLPTLSTQHGLNAPLTASTPIVLREPGAGRLLQVVYPLPDANQPDVPALDVMDYILTEGRNSRLYQVLVESGLASEVTASVTSLRESGWYEVLVTAGSKQDLKKIDSVLSSAIANVAEEGVTPEEVERAKTQLTADVILSNRDITSQAMRLGNDETTAGDYRYTDRYLAAVRLVKPMDVVAVINKYLTKEAQIAGFFEPTQKRITGVGDKPDSAQTTENFSPGVPVLPSEVAKYLPPVDLARDAIAQVLPQEFKFTNGLRILLLPDNSTPTVTLSGYIQAGTEFDPDDQAGLATFVAENLLNGTKSKDVLTIAKVLAERGVSLNFQTYREGVHIEGDSLAEDLPIILEILADVVKNSTFPVKELELHRQQTLTDLQLELDEPSEVARRIFVQSIYPKKHPLHTFPTEESLQQIQRQDVIDFKAKHYRPDTTVLALVGDFDLDIVRSLIKNEFGDWEVSGQAPTLKYPTVSMPEKIVSVNPVLPDKTQAVTYMGYTGINRYDPRFHAALVLNQILGGDTLSSRLGAEVRDRQGLSYGIYSSFQAGKNVGTFLIEMQTSPEDSSKAIASTRQILQQIHQQGVTALEVETAKRTLISNYNVSLANPEELTDRILMNEVYGLDKGELHSFTDKIQKVTLIQVNQAARELLHPDKIVVVTAGPSVLTEKSIR; encoded by the coding sequence ATGTATGGATTTTCCAGATTTGATAAATATCCCTTGCCGTTATTACTTTTAAGCTTATGGTTAGTAGCGGTTTTTTTGTTAAGCAATCAACCTGCTCATAGCCAACATGCAGCCATATCTAATAAAGAAAAATACCAGTCAACCTTGCTAACAAAAACAATAATGCCCTCAACACTGACAGAAAACGTCCGCAAGACAGTGCTGGAGAATGGTTTAACTGTTCTGACAAAGGAAGTACATACTGCGCCAGTGGTGACAGTGCAGGCGTGGTACAAGGTTGGCTCACGCAACGAAGAACCGGGCGTGAATGGCATTGCCCACCAGTTGGAACACATGATGTTTAAAGGTACTCTAAATCGTCCGATTCAATTTGGACGTTTGTTTAGTGCTTTAGGTAGTGATTCTAATGCTTTCACCAGCTATGACCAAACTGCATATTACGGTACTGTGGAACGAAACAAGCTGAAAGCGCTCTTGGTGCTAGAAGCAGACAGAATGCAAAATTCTCAGATTGAACCAGAGCAACTGGCAAGTGAAAAGCGAGTAGTAATTTCCGAGTTACAGGGTTACGAAAATAGTCCAGAATATCGCCTCAACCGTGCCGTCATGCAGGCAGTGTTTCCCAATCATGCCTATGGGTTGCCTGTAGGTGGTACCAAAGCTGATGTCGAGAAATTTGAAGTTGAGCAGGTACAAAAATATTACCGCAATTTTTACAGTCCCGATAATGCCGTCTTAGTGATTGTTGGAGATTTTAAAACTGCAAATACCCTGGAAACAATTAAAGAAGTATTTGGCAAACTAGCAAAGAACAGTGCTGAGTCAAAAGCCTCACTCAACACTCAACACTCAACACTCCCAACACTTAGTACTCAGCACGGACTAAACGCCCCGCTAACAGCAAGCACTCCCATAGTATTGCGAGAACCAGGAGCAGGGCGGCTGTTACAAGTTGTGTATCCGCTACCGGATGCAAATCAACCGGATGTGCCGGCGCTGGATGTGATGGATTACATCTTGACAGAGGGACGGAATTCTCGGCTTTATCAGGTATTAGTGGAATCAGGTTTAGCTAGTGAAGTCACAGCATCCGTTACCAGTTTGCGAGAATCTGGCTGGTATGAGGTGTTGGTGACGGCTGGTTCTAAACAAGATTTGAAAAAAATTGACTCAGTATTGAGTAGCGCGATCGCTAATGTAGCAGAAGAAGGTGTGACACCTGAGGAAGTAGAACGAGCCAAAACTCAATTAACAGCAGATGTAATTTTGAGTAACCGTGATATCACCTCTCAAGCAATGCGATTGGGCAATGATGAGACAACTGCTGGTGATTATCGCTACACAGACCGTTATTTGGCAGCTGTCCGTTTGGTGAAGCCGATGGATGTTGTTGCTGTTATTAACAAATACCTGACAAAAGAAGCCCAGATAGCAGGCTTTTTTGAACCAACCCAGAAGCGGATAACAGGAGTTGGTGACAAACCAGACTCAGCCCAAACTACAGAGAATTTCTCTCCTGGCGTACCCGTGCTTCCTTCTGAGGTAGCGAAATACTTACCGCCTGTGGATTTGGCTAGAGATGCGATCGCCCAAGTCTTGCCACAGGAATTCAAATTTACTAACGGACTGCGGATATTACTGTTACCCGATAATAGTACTCCCACTGTTACCCTGAGCGGCTACATTCAAGCTGGGACGGAATTTGATCCAGATGATCAAGCTGGACTAGCTACTTTTGTCGCAGAGAATTTGCTCAATGGTACTAAGAGCAAGGATGTCTTAACTATTGCCAAAGTCTTGGCAGAACGAGGAGTGAGTCTAAACTTTCAAACCTACCGCGAAGGTGTACATATCGAAGGTGATAGTTTAGCAGAGGATTTGCCGATAATCCTTGAGATATTGGCTGATGTTGTTAAAAATAGTACCTTTCCAGTCAAAGAATTGGAATTGCATCGCCAACAAACTTTAACTGATCTGCAACTGGAATTAGATGAGCCATCAGAAGTAGCTAGAAGAATATTTGTTCAGTCAATTTACCCGAAAAAACATCCCTTACATACTTTTCCCACAGAGGAGAGTTTACAGCAGATTCAGCGCCAGGATGTGATTGATTTCAAAGCGAAACATTATCGTCCAGACACGACAGTGCTAGCGCTGGTGGGAGATTTTGATCTAGACATTGTGCGATCGCTGATTAAAAATGAGTTTGGTGATTGGGAAGTTAGCGGCCAAGCACCCACATTAAAATATCCCACGGTATCAATGCCGGAGAAAATAGTGAGTGTCAACCCAGTCTTACCAGATAAAACCCAAGCTGTTACTTATATGGGTTACACAGGTATTAACCGTTATGATCCTCGGTTTCACGCAGCCTTAGTATTGAACCAGATTTTGGGAGGCGATACCTTATCTAGTAGACTGGGTGCAGAAGTGCGCGATCGCCAAGGTTTGAGTTATGGAATTTATAGCTCCTTCCAAGCCGGGAAGAATGTAGGGACATTTCTGATTGAGATGCAAACTAGTCCAGAAGATAGCAGTAAAGCGATCGCTAGTACCCGCCAAATATTACAGCAAATCCATCAACAAGGCGTCACTGCACTGGAAGTAGAAACAGCTAAACGCACCCTCATCAGCAACTACAATGTTTCTCTGGCAAACCCAGAAGAATTAACAGATAGAATTTTGATGAATGAGGTGTACGGACTAGATAAAGGAGAATTACACTCTTTCACTGATAAAATCCAGAAAGTCACCCTTATCCAAGTTAATCAAGCGGCTCGTGAGTTACTCCATCCAGATAAAATCGTAGTCGTTACTGCTGGCCCATCTGTGTTAACAGAGAAAAGCATTAGGTAG
- a CDS encoding VOC family protein, whose amino-acid sequence MHHVSIRTANIHRAIAFYEHLGFTISERFTTGYTLACWMQGLGGRIELIQIPEPKPAPDAFADEHYVGYYHLSFDLTEITPDLLSWLTNLQERVALTAESQPEVLQPLKVLLEPTQQQIGDRIYEVAFIADTDGLPLEFIRVLTKLP is encoded by the coding sequence ATGCACCACGTTTCTATTCGGACTGCAAATATTCATCGAGCGATCGCTTTCTACGAACATTTAGGGTTTACAATTTCGGAACGCTTTACTACAGGCTACACCTTAGCTTGCTGGATGCAAGGATTAGGCGGCAGAATTGAACTGATCCAAATACCCGAACCAAAACCAGCCCCAGATGCTTTTGCTGACGAACATTATGTGGGGTACTATCATCTCTCGTTCGATTTAACTGAGATTACACCAGATTTACTTAGCTGGTTGACAAATTTACAAGAACGTGTAGCACTAACCGCTGAGAGTCAACCCGAAGTATTACAACCGTTGAAGGTACTTTTAGAACCGACACAACAGCAAATAGGCGATCGCATTTACGAAGTGGCTTTCATCGCCGATACCGATGGCTTACCTCTGGAATTCATTCGGGTTTTAACAAAACTCCCATAA
- a CDS encoding TIGR02652 family protein, whose product MNPGLQYPMFGPEIQCPHCRQTIPALTLTDTYLCPRHGAFEANPKNGELIHLQSGRHWRRWNNEWYRQHTHPDGIRFEIHEALDKLYTQGYRATKVIIAQRYQELMSGYLERSTPWRSGQPEATAARLYGLPVEFSPDTSEDACWEVINFDLEKEPGVPVRYPYFRLFE is encoded by the coding sequence ATGAATCCAGGCTTGCAGTACCCGATGTTTGGACCTGAAATACAGTGTCCCCATTGTCGCCAGACTATTCCGGCGCTGACATTAACAGATACCTATTTGTGTCCGCGTCATGGCGCGTTTGAAGCTAATCCTAAAAATGGAGAGTTAATCCATTTGCAATCGGGACGTCATTGGCGAAGGTGGAATAATGAATGGTATAGACAGCATACTCATCCCGATGGTATTCGCTTTGAAATTCATGAAGCATTAGACAAGCTTTATACCCAAGGCTATCGAGCAACAAAAGTGATAATTGCTCAACGCTATCAGGAATTGATGAGTGGCTACTTGGAACGCAGTACACCTTGGCGTTCTGGACAACCGGAAGCTACTGCTGCTCGACTATACGGCTTACCCGTGGAGTTTAGCCCTGATACCTCAGAAGATGCCTGTTGGGAAGTGATTAATTTTGACTTGGAAAAAGAGCCTGGCGTCCCTGTACGCTACCCCTATTTCAGGTTATTTGAGTAA
- a CDS encoding gamma carbonic anhydrase family protein — translation MSTASYWTSVDFSQAAFIAANAVVMGSVNIAAGASIWYGAVVRGDVERIEIGECTNIQDGAILHGDPGFPTILEDHVTVGHRAVIHSAYIERGSLIGIGAVILDGVRVGAGSIIGAGAVVTKNVPPLSLVVGIPGKVLRQVTEAEAAELIEHAKRYQKLALVHAGKGTDIGFKKS, via the coding sequence GTGTCTACCGCTTCTTACTGGACATCTGTCGATTTTTCTCAAGCTGCCTTTATCGCAGCCAATGCTGTTGTTATGGGTTCGGTAAATATAGCAGCAGGGGCGAGCATCTGGTATGGAGCAGTGGTTAGAGGAGATGTAGAACGGATTGAAATTGGCGAATGTACAAATATTCAAGATGGGGCAATTCTACATGGTGATCCTGGTTTTCCGACAATTTTAGAAGATCATGTTACCGTAGGGCATCGCGCTGTGATACATTCCGCTTACATTGAGCGTGGAAGTTTGATTGGCATTGGCGCGGTGATTTTAGACGGGGTACGAGTGGGTGCTGGTAGCATTATCGGTGCTGGCGCAGTCGTAACTAAAAATGTACCTCCGTTGTCCCTAGTTGTGGGCATTCCTGGCAAAGTGTTACGGCAAGTAACAGAAGCTGAAGCCGCAGAACTCATTGAACATGCTAAACGTTACCAAAAGTTAGCTTTAGTTCATGCTGGCAAGGGTACTGATATCGGGTTTAAGAAGTCTTAG
- a CDS encoding photosystem II protein Y, whose amino-acid sequence MDIDFRIAIVLAPIAIAAGWAVFNIGAAALRQIQGFFDREA is encoded by the coding sequence ATGGATATCGATTTCCGTATAGCGATCGTTTTAGCACCAATTGCCATTGCCGCTGGCTGGGCAGTGTTTAATATTGGCGCTGCGGCTTTAAGACAAATTCAAGGCTTTTTTGATCGGGAAGCTTAA
- a CDS encoding bifunctional folylpolyglutamate synthase/dihydrofolate synthase, with the protein MNIDSVIQPLQRFGVHLGLDRIVNLLASLGNPDHQMPVIHVAGTNGKGSVCAYLSSVLTEAGYRTGRYISPHLVDWTERICLNEQPISSKELSQLLEKVQAAIRPQDESATQFEVITAAAWLYFAQQQVDVAVVEVGLGGRLDATNVCLEPLVTIITSISREHWQQLGPTVADIAREKAGILKPGCPVVVGPLPPDAEKVVRSRALELQCPIFTPQPARQLASGWAEYQTIQNSKSIKYPLPLAGQIQLTNSVLALTALEILQQQGWQISDEAIINGMAKTKWPGRMQWTTWNNHKLLIDGAHNTAAAQVLRQYVDSLDAVNHEPVNWVMGMFSDKDHADIFAALLQPGDRLYLVPIPVEPWPGRTSADLDYLANLAYSLCPELGDRKIYPDLFTALEAATSTATTDDLIVLCGSLYLVGNFLSTTNIIRKS; encoded by the coding sequence TTGAATATCGATTCTGTAATACAACCCCTTCAACGCTTTGGTGTCCATTTGGGACTTGATCGCATTGTCAACCTATTGGCAAGTCTCGGTAATCCTGATCACCAAATGCCAGTAATTCACGTTGCTGGCACCAATGGCAAAGGTTCGGTTTGTGCCTATCTTTCCTCAGTACTTACTGAGGCTGGTTATCGTACAGGACGCTACATTTCCCCCCATTTAGTTGATTGGACGGAACGTATTTGTTTAAATGAACAGCCAATTTCCTCTAAGGAATTGAGCCAATTATTAGAAAAAGTCCAAGCTGCTATTCGTCCTCAGGACGAATCGGCAACTCAGTTTGAGGTAATTACCGCAGCTGCTTGGTTGTATTTTGCCCAGCAGCAAGTGGATGTGGCTGTAGTAGAAGTCGGACTAGGAGGGCGCTTGGATGCTACCAATGTCTGCTTAGAACCCCTGGTTACGATCATCACTTCCATCAGCCGGGAACACTGGCAGCAACTTGGCCCCACCGTCGCCGATATTGCTAGAGAAAAAGCAGGTATTCTCAAACCTGGATGTCCCGTTGTGGTTGGGCCATTGCCACCGGATGCAGAGAAAGTTGTGCGATCGCGTGCTTTAGAATTACAATGTCCGATTTTTACGCCTCAACCCGCCCGTCAACTAGCGTCTGGATGGGCAGAATATCAAACTATTCAAAATTCTAAATCAATTAAATATCCTTTACCATTAGCCGGACAAATTCAATTAACTAATTCAGTTTTGGCTTTAACTGCTTTAGAAATTCTCCAACAACAGGGTTGGCAGATTTCAGACGAAGCCATAATTAACGGCATGGCAAAAACTAAGTGGCCGGGGCGGATGCAATGGACTACCTGGAACAACCATAAATTATTAATTGATGGCGCTCATAATACAGCTGCTGCCCAAGTTCTTCGTCAGTATGTTGATAGCTTAGACGCAGTTAACCATGAGCCAGTCAATTGGGTTATGGGAATGTTTTCCGATAAGGATCATGCGGATATTTTTGCCGCCCTGCTGCAACCAGGCGATCGCCTTTATTTAGTACCAATACCAGTAGAACCTTGGCCGGGTAGAACTTCTGCTGATTTAGACTACCTAGCAAACCTAGCTTACAGCCTTTGTCCAGAATTAGGCGATCGCAAAATATATCCAGATTTATTCACAGCATTAGAAGCCGCAACCTCAACTGCTACCACAGACGATTTAATCGTTTTGTGTGGTTCTCTTTATTTAGTAGGCAATTTTTTATCTACAACCAATATAATTCGTAAATCATAA